Proteins from one Prevotella sp. E2-28 genomic window:
- a CDS encoding TlpA disulfide reductase family protein has translation MKKLFFLTIATLALAACSEQKPTFTVEGTVEGVKDTTIYLYNNTLTGAVKLDSAKIGEDGTFTLKGEAPQAPDLYCLNIGNQIIYLGIDSTETVTIHAKMPNIARDYKVEGSVNCEKIKQLSLKQQDLRAKIIAVQRNLDLNREQIVDSLQRLVDNYKVDVANNYIYEKPNSIYAYFALFQTLGGMNLFDRSNQQDVRAFAAVATSWDTFYPESDRTKHLHNTTIKGMNDTRQEAARQQEAAEAITKVETTGLLELELPDASGHIHTLSELNGKVVLLDFHMFGMKESAARILSLRDLYNKYHAQGLEIYQVGLDENEHFWKQQTDNLPWICVYDPSAQSALHYNVQNVPEYFLIDRNSTLYKRSSQMKDVEEEIRHLLANPTTSAK, from the coding sequence ATGAAAAAACTATTTTTTTTAACCATAGCCACATTAGCTCTGGCTGCATGTAGCGAACAAAAACCCACCTTTACAGTAGAAGGTACCGTAGAAGGCGTAAAGGATACCACTATCTACCTCTACAACAACACTTTAACAGGTGCCGTAAAACTAGACTCTGCCAAGATAGGAGAGGATGGAACCTTCACATTAAAGGGCGAGGCACCACAGGCACCTGATCTCTATTGTCTAAACATCGGCAATCAGATTATCTATCTGGGCATCGACTCTACAGAGACTGTTACTATTCATGCAAAGATGCCTAATATTGCTCGCGACTACAAGGTAGAGGGTTCTGTAAACTGCGAGAAAATCAAACAACTTTCACTCAAGCAGCAAGACCTGAGAGCTAAAATCATTGCTGTACAGCGCAATTTAGACCTCAACAGAGAGCAGATTGTTGATTCTCTGCAACGACTGGTTGACAACTATAAAGTAGATGTTGCCAACAACTATATCTACGAGAAACCGAACTCTATCTATGCTTACTTTGCTCTGTTCCAGACACTGGGTGGCATGAATCTCTTCGACCGTTCAAACCAGCAGGATGTACGTGCCTTTGCAGCAGTTGCTACCAGTTGGGACACATTCTATCCTGAGTCCGACCGCACAAAGCACCTGCATAACACCACCATTAAAGGCATGAACGACACCCGTCAGGAGGCAGCTCGCCAACAGGAGGCTGCAGAAGCCATCACCAAAGTGGAGACTACGGGACTTCTGGAACTAGAGTTACCTGATGCCAGCGGACATATTCATACCTTGTCTGAACTGAATGGTAAAGTCGTACTGCTTGACTTCCATATGTTTGGCATGAAAGAGTCAGCTGCCCGCATTCTCAGTCTTCGTGACCTCTACAACAAATATCACGCACAAGGACTGGAAATCTACCAAGTAGGATTGGATGAGAACGAGCATTTCTGGAAACAACAAACCGATAATCTGCCTTGGATTTGCGTTTACGATCCATCGGCACAGTCGGCTTTGCATTATAACGTACAGAACGTACCTGAATATTTCCTTATTGACCGCAACAGTACTCTCTACAAGCGTTCTTCGCAGATGAAAGATGTAGAGGAAGAAATTCGCCACTTGCTGGCAAACCCTACCACCTCAGCCAAGTAA
- the speA gene encoding biosynthetic arginine decarboxylase yields MKKWTLDDARELYNINGWGTSYFGINEKGNVYVTPSKDEVQIDLREVMDELSLRDVTAPVLLRFPDILDNRIEKTWSCFKKAAKEYDYKGENYVVYPIKVNQMQPVVEEIISHGRKFNLGVEAGSKPELHAVIAVQCQSDSIIVCNGYKDEGYIELALLAQKMGKQIFIVVEKLNELDIIARVAKQLNVRPNIGIRIKLASSGSGKWEESGGDASKFGLTSAELLEALELLDKKGMRDCLRLIHFHIGSQITKIRRIQTALREASQFYIQLHKMGYNVDFVDCGGGLGVDYDGTRSPSSESSVNYSIQEYVNDCIYTFVDAANKNNIPHPNIITESGRSLAAHHSVLVIDVLETASLPEMPEEFEPDENSHQLVKDLYEIWDNLSPRNVLEDWHDAEQIREEVLDLFSHGIVDLKTRAEIEAMYWSVCHEINALAKNLKHIPEELMNIDKLLADKYFCNFSLFQSLPDSWAIDQMFPIMPIQRLDERPTRNATLQDITCDSDGKIANFVTNRNNSHSLPVHALKKNDTYYLGVFLVGAYQEILGDMHNLFGDTTAVHVSVKDGHYHIDQIFDGETVAEVLEYVQYNPKKLVRQLEIWVSKSVKEGKISLEEGKEFLSNYRSGLYGYTYLE; encoded by the coding sequence ATGAAGAAATGGACCTTAGACGATGCCCGCGAACTATACAACATCAACGGTTGGGGCACAAGTTACTTCGGTATCAACGAAAAAGGTAACGTCTATGTGACGCCCAGTAAGGACGAGGTACAGATTGACCTGCGCGAAGTGATGGACGAACTGTCACTGCGCGATGTGACTGCACCTGTTCTGCTACGTTTTCCTGACATTCTTGACAACCGTATCGAAAAGACATGGAGTTGCTTCAAGAAAGCTGCCAAGGAATACGACTACAAAGGCGAGAACTACGTGGTCTATCCCATCAAGGTGAACCAGATGCAGCCTGTAGTAGAGGAGATTATCTCTCACGGCCGTAAGTTCAACTTGGGCGTAGAGGCTGGTTCAAAGCCTGAGCTTCACGCCGTCATTGCCGTGCAGTGTCAGAGCGACTCTATCATCGTGTGCAACGGCTACAAGGACGAGGGATATATTGAACTGGCCCTGCTGGCACAGAAGATGGGTAAGCAGATCTTCATTGTCGTTGAGAAACTGAACGAGCTGGACATCATTGCACGCGTAGCCAAGCAACTGAACGTACGTCCGAATATCGGCATCCGCATCAAACTGGCTTCCAGCGGCAGTGGCAAATGGGAAGAGAGCGGCGGCGATGCCTCGAAGTTCGGCCTTACCAGTGCTGAACTGCTCGAAGCGCTGGAGCTGCTCGACAAGAAGGGAATGCGCGACTGTCTGCGCCTCATCCACTTCCACATCGGCTCACAGATCACCAAGATTCGCCGCATCCAGACAGCCCTGCGCGAAGCTTCGCAGTTCTATATCCAGCTGCATAAGATGGGCTATAATGTCGATTTCGTGGACTGCGGTGGCGGTCTGGGCGTTGACTATGACGGCACCCGTTCACCATCCAGCGAGAGTTCTGTGAACTACTCTATTCAGGAGTACGTCAACGACTGTATCTACACCTTCGTAGATGCTGCCAATAAGAACAACATCCCCCACCCCAACATCATCACCGAGAGCGGACGCTCACTGGCTGCCCACCACTCTGTACTGGTCATCGACGTGCTGGAGACCGCCTCGCTGCCTGAGATGCCCGAGGAGTTTGAGCCCGATGAGAACAGTCACCAGTTGGTAAAAGACCTCTATGAGATTTGGGATAACCTCTCACCGCGCAACGTGCTGGAAGACTGGCACGATGCTGAGCAGATTCGCGAAGAGGTGTTGGATCTGTTCTCTCACGGCATCGTAGATCTGAAGACACGTGCCGAGATTGAGGCCATGTACTGGAGCGTTTGTCATGAGATCAACGCCCTGGCCAAGAACCTGAAGCACATCCCCGAGGAACTCATGAATATCGATAAGCTGCTGGCCGATAAGTACTTCTGTAACTTCTCGCTGTTCCAGAGCCTGCCCGACTCATGGGCCATCGATCAGATGTTCCCCATCATGCCTATCCAGCGCCTGGACGAGCGCCCCACGCGCAATGCCACCCTGCAGGACATCACCTGCGACTCTGACGGAAAAATTGCTAATTTCGTAACCAATCGCAACAACTCCCACTCACTGCCCGTACACGCACTCAAGAAGAACGACACCTATTATCTGGGCGTCTTCCTCGTAGGTGCTTATCAGGAGATTCTAGGCGATATGCACAACCTCTTTGGCGACACCACCGCCGTTCACGTATCCGTGAAAGACGGTCATTATCATATTGATCAGATTTTTGATGGTGAGACTGTAGCCGAGGTACTGGAATACGTACAATACAATCCCAAAAAACTAGTTCGCCAGTTAGAAATCTGGGTATCAAAGAGCGTCAAGGAAGGCAAGATCTCACTGGAGGAAGGCAAAGAGTTCCTGAGCAACTATCGCAGCGGACTCTATGGATACACTTATCTGGAATAA
- a CDS encoding NUDIX domain-containing protein, translated as MHHPLEKFLFCPVCGSNRFNVHNFKSKQCEACGFTYYANPCSATVAFIRNEKGELLVATRGKEPAMGTLDLPGGFVDMEETVEDAMRREIMEETGLTACEMNYRFSIPNHYLYSDMLIHTLDMFYEVQINDGKQPVANDDVAKLEWMPLEKINPKDFGLKSISQGVERYLAESLRK; from the coding sequence ATGCATCACCCATTAGAAAAATTTCTGTTTTGCCCCGTTTGCGGCAGCAACCGTTTCAATGTACATAACTTCAAGAGCAAGCAATGTGAGGCTTGCGGATTTACCTATTACGCCAACCCCTGTTCGGCCACTGTAGCCTTTATCCGTAATGAGAAGGGCGAACTACTTGTAGCTACTCGCGGAAAAGAACCTGCTATGGGCACACTCGACCTGCCCGGTGGCTTCGTGGATATGGAGGAGACCGTAGAGGATGCCATGCGCCGCGAGATTATGGAAGAGACTGGGCTGACAGCCTGCGAGATGAACTATCGCTTCTCTATTCCTAACCACTATCTTTATTCCGACATGCTTATCCATACCCTCGACATGTTCTATGAAGTACAGATAAATGACGGTAAACAGCCCGTAGCCAACGATGACGTAGCAAAACTGGAATGGATGCCGCTGGAGAAAATAAATCCAAAGGATTTCGGCTTGAAAAGTATCAGTCAGGGGGTGGAGCGCTACCTTGCCGAATCGTTAAGAAAATAA
- a CDS encoding shikimate kinase: protein MKRIILIGYMGAGKTTIGRALSKELGLPFYDLDWYIESRRHKTVSEIFAEQGEEAFRQIEHNMLHEVAEFEDVIISCGGGTPCFFDNMDYMNQQGQVVYLKASPEVLHKHLLMGKGERPLLKGKSEEELITFIREQLEKREPFYTKAQYIFDVDVMDNNDKIKTTIDNLIGLLGL from the coding sequence ATGAAAAGGATTATCCTCATAGGCTACATGGGTGCCGGTAAGACAACTATAGGACGGGCACTCTCGAAAGAACTGGGACTACCCTTCTATGACCTCGACTGGTATATAGAAAGTCGCAGACATAAGACCGTCTCAGAAATCTTTGCCGAACAGGGTGAAGAGGCCTTCCGCCAGATTGAGCATAACATGTTACACGAGGTGGCGGAATTTGAGGATGTCATCATCAGCTGCGGTGGCGGCACACCCTGCTTCTTCGACAACATGGACTACATGAACCAGCAGGGACAGGTTGTTTATCTCAAAGCCTCGCCAGAAGTGCTTCATAAGCACCTGCTCATGGGTAAAGGTGAGCGTCCGCTGCTGAAAGGGAAAAGCGAGGAAGAACTCATCACCTTTATTCGCGAACAGCTGGAGAAGCGCGAACCATTTTACACAAAAGCGCAATACATATTCGATGTGGATGTGATGGACAACAACGATAAGATAAAAACGACAATAGATAATTTAATAGGTTTGCTTGGATTATGA
- a CDS encoding CapA family protein, with protein sequence MRAFFIALVVSFSSFTSATSQTSIIFTGDILLDRGVRKVIEHHGTNYLFDKRIDSILSKANVVVGNLECPATSIKAPMHKRFVFRGESSWLAALKKHGFTHLNLANNHSIDQGRNGLMDTQRNVIKAGMKSVGSGKNMDEAAEPVLLTKHPRKVWLIASLRMALENFAYLPDRPSVNMETTEAITKRIRKIKKADPQAVVIVSLHWGAEHTSEPVPSQRLEAHRLINAGADALICHHPHTLQTIEHYKGRDIYYSIGNFIFDQQKPLNSKACMVKVEVTKDHIITTPIPINIKRCVPCITH encoded by the coding sequence ATGAGAGCGTTTTTTATAGCACTGGTTGTTAGTTTTTCTAGTTTTACTAGTGCTACTAGCCAAACTAGTATCATCTTCACAGGCGATATTCTTTTAGACCGTGGTGTTCGGAAAGTCATTGAACACCACGGTACTAACTATCTTTTCGACAAAAGAATTGACTCTATCCTCAGCAAAGCCAATGTCGTGGTAGGCAATCTGGAATGTCCTGCCACAAGCATCAAGGCTCCTATGCATAAACGATTCGTTTTCCGTGGTGAGTCATCGTGGCTTGCTGCGCTCAAAAAACACGGCTTCACACATCTGAACCTGGCTAATAACCACAGTATTGACCAAGGAAGAAATGGACTAATGGACACACAGAGGAATGTCATCAAAGCAGGGATGAAGTCCGTTGGAAGCGGCAAAAATATGGATGAAGCTGCAGAGCCAGTGTTACTCACCAAGCACCCACGTAAGGTGTGGCTGATAGCATCATTGCGAATGGCACTGGAAAACTTTGCATACCTGCCCGACCGCCCCAGCGTCAACATGGAAACCACAGAGGCTATCACCAAACGGATTCGAAAAATAAAGAAAGCCGACCCACAGGCCGTGGTCATTGTTTCCTTGCATTGGGGAGCCGAACACACATCAGAACCCGTGCCCAGTCAGCGGTTAGAGGCCCATCGGCTGATTAATGCCGGTGCCGATGCGCTGATTTGTCACCACCCCCACACGCTGCAAACCATTGAGCACTACAAAGGTCGCGATATCTACTATAGCATTGGCAACTTCATCTTCGACCAGCAAAAGCCCTTGAACAGCAAGGCCTGCATGGTGAAAGTTGAAGTCACCAAAGACCACATCATAACAACCCCTATTCCCATTAACATCAAACGTTGCGTCCCATGCATCACCCATTAG
- a CDS encoding DUF3160 domain-containing protein, which yields MKRSALILFTCLLIGCSQNAIKEQAVPVSKLNVESLLDSLDLNMDISGLPLSDLRVLENVFLAQKGYPFEDSYIRSIYMTTTWYDSLMWLFDGNEDYFAWDEERDENLSYRQQYYHSIKGEVIAYTEEQQAFINRIKEREAELQDLNFKPEADARVNMMNVVNPTLMKDIDQTLWNMLGQNGFAIVPARHQQLFHVYEQNDYHEFPAFITTDLYLQLYHLYFDCMLREVEQHKLDSLTALLCKKGHDYLMSTSEIKENKDMQWLSNYFAIALTLSGRPTPISGEAARQEVQHIMESTDATSDFLGYTDSKFAYSLFKPRGHYTRNEQLKRYFRTMMWLQTVPFRTDNASQMKRAIILANWLNKDEQALKLYNAIAEPMTYLMGQPDNISIPQVGQIIRNTGLSIKELLNDEEQMQAVRQQVEQIAEQQTRIKPKFNYSGKYKINLMPQRYQPDAEVLQEMVDYESNPTKRDVPKGLDVFAAMGVSAAEKILLEELNEPERWSKYKPTLDRMKGRMATIDWTENSAVQWMDAVKTVTEKSDKAPYFMLTDEWDRKSLNTALASWTELKHDAILYAKQPFGAECGGGGPPDPIVKGYVEPNVEFWGKAVSLLNQTKEVLKKYGLLTEKIEQTNTQVKEQAEFLLRLSEKELRGEMLNDTECDQLEYIGATFENISLDLLRDEEHQLWDWDAIQGPDRKVALVADVYTANADNNPKKSILFEAIGDADEIYVVIEIGGYLHLMRGAVFSYREFQRPVSDQRLNDEEWQKYLETHPREGVPSWMEPIIAPLDEAPVDNESVFYSTGC from the coding sequence ATGAAAAGGAGTGCTTTAATTCTGTTTACTTGTCTGCTGATTGGCTGTAGCCAGAATGCTATTAAGGAGCAGGCAGTGCCTGTTTCGAAACTTAATGTAGAAAGTCTGCTTGACAGTCTGGATCTCAACATGGATATCTCAGGGCTGCCCCTCAGCGACTTGCGAGTGCTGGAGAATGTCTTTCTGGCACAGAAAGGCTATCCCTTCGAGGATTCCTATATCCGCAGCATCTACATGACCACCACGTGGTATGACTCACTGATGTGGCTTTTCGATGGCAACGAAGACTATTTCGCATGGGACGAAGAGCGTGACGAGAACCTGTCGTACCGTCAACAGTACTACCACAGCATCAAGGGCGAGGTCATAGCCTACACCGAAGAGCAGCAGGCCTTTATCAATCGCATCAAAGAACGTGAGGCCGAGTTACAGGATCTGAACTTTAAGCCTGAGGCCGATGCACGAGTCAACATGATGAACGTGGTGAACCCCACGCTGATGAAAGACATAGACCAGACACTGTGGAATATGCTGGGGCAGAACGGCTTTGCCATCGTGCCTGCCCGACATCAGCAGTTGTTCCATGTCTATGAGCAGAACGATTACCACGAATTCCCTGCTTTCATCACCACCGACCTCTACCTGCAGCTCTATCACCTCTATTTCGACTGTATGCTGCGCGAGGTGGAGCAGCATAAACTTGACTCACTCACCGCCCTGCTCTGCAAGAAAGGTCACGACTACCTGATGAGCACCAGCGAGATAAAGGAGAATAAGGACATGCAATGGCTCAGCAACTATTTTGCCATTGCGCTCACACTGAGCGGTCGTCCTACGCCCATCAGCGGAGAGGCTGCCCGTCAGGAGGTACAGCACATCATGGAAAGCACCGATGCTACATCGGATTTCCTCGGCTATACCGACAGCAAGTTTGCCTATAGCCTGTTTAAACCACGCGGTCACTATACCCGCAATGAGCAACTGAAGCGCTATTTCCGCACGATGATGTGGCTACAGACTGTGCCTTTCCGCACCGATAATGCCAGTCAGATGAAACGTGCCATCATACTGGCCAACTGGCTGAACAAGGACGAACAGGCCCTCAAGCTTTACAATGCTATTGCCGAGCCTATGACTTATCTGATGGGACAGCCCGACAATATAAGTATCCCGCAGGTGGGACAAATCATCAGAAATACTGGTCTCAGCATCAAAGAACTACTGAACGACGAGGAACAGATGCAAGCGGTGCGTCAACAGGTGGAGCAGATTGCCGAACAACAGACACGTATCAAACCTAAGTTCAACTACTCAGGCAAATACAAAATCAACCTGATGCCACAGCGCTATCAGCCCGATGCCGAAGTGCTGCAGGAGATGGTGGACTATGAATCGAACCCCACCAAGCGCGATGTGCCGAAAGGCCTTGATGTCTTTGCCGCCATGGGTGTCAGCGCAGCTGAGAAGATTCTCTTGGAAGAACTGAACGAACCTGAGCGTTGGAGCAAATACAAACCTACACTGGACCGGATGAAAGGACGCATGGCCACCATTGACTGGACGGAAAATAGTGCCGTGCAGTGGATGGATGCCGTGAAGACCGTCACGGAGAAGTCGGATAAAGCACCTTATTTCATGCTGACCGACGAATGGGACCGAAAGTCGCTAAACACAGCTTTGGCCTCGTGGACAGAACTCAAGCATGATGCCATCCTCTATGCCAAACAGCCCTTCGGAGCGGAATGCGGTGGTGGCGGTCCCCCCGATCCTATCGTCAAGGGCTACGTAGAACCGAACGTGGAATTCTGGGGCAAGGCCGTCAGTCTGTTGAATCAGACCAAAGAGGTTCTGAAGAAATATGGGCTGTTGACAGAGAAGATTGAACAGACAAACACGCAGGTAAAGGAACAGGCGGAATTCCTGTTGCGCCTCAGCGAAAAAGAGTTGCGCGGCGAGATGCTGAACGACACGGAATGCGACCAACTGGAATATATCGGTGCAACTTTTGAAAATATCTCACTGGATTTGCTACGTGATGAAGAGCATCAGCTATGGGACTGGGACGCTATTCAGGGTCCCGACCGTAAGGTTGCATTGGTAGCCGACGTCTATACAGCGAATGCTGATAATAACCCCAAAAAGAGTATCCTTTTTGAGGCTATCGGTGATGCCGACGAGATCTATGTAGTAATAGAAATTGGGGGCTATCTTCACCTGATGCGCGGTGCCGTCTTCTCCTACCGCGAGTTCCAGCGCCCCGTTAGCGACCAACGTCTGAACGACGAGGAATGGCAAAAGTATCTGGAGACACATCCCCGCGAAGGCGTACCCAGTTGGATGGAACCTATCATCGCCCCGCTTGACGAAGCCCCAGTAGATAATGAGAGCGTTTTTTATAGCACTGGTTGTTAG
- the topA gene encoding type I DNA topoisomerase, producing MQKNLVIVESPAKAKTIEKFLGNDYKVMSSYGHIRDLKKKELSINDTTLEPEYEIPDEKKKLVNDLKTQAMKASQVWLASDEDREGEAISWHLCEVLGLDEEKTKRIVFHEITKPAILDAIEHPRTLDMNLVNAQQARRVLDRLVGFKLSPILWRKVKPSLSAGRVQSVAVRLIVERERELQAFKSETYYNVNAIFYIINSDGSHSEVKATLSQRFKTEQEVEEFFEKCKEATFTVEAIQKKPMKRTPAPPFTTSTLQQEAARKLGFTVSQTMMVAQHLYENGRITYMRTDSVNLSSLCINATKDEVSRLYGDNYSKVRQYHTSSKGAQEAHEAIRPTYMENSTIEGTVQEKRLYDLIWKRTVASQMADADIEKTTVEIGITVKDEKLPVSFIAQGEVVKFDGFLKVYRESVDDDDDNKEEFSHVLPPLKKGEALHRREISATERNSQGPQRYTEASLVHKLEELGIGRPSTYAPTISTIQQREYVVKGDKKGEEHQYAVITLKGKQISTKTRVELTGSDKGKLMPTDIGTVVNDFLMEHFPGIMDYNFTAKVEQDFDKIAEGKVLWDKMMKTFYKKFEPTVETTMNARSEHKAGERQLGIDPKSGKPVFVKIGRFGPVIQIGSAEDKEKPQFAHLPKELGMENITLEQALELFKLPRMLGEYEGEPVTVGTGRFGPYVLHKKLYTSLPKDADPMTITVSEAVKLIESKRKQDAQKLLKSFREDDKLTVLNGRYGPYLAYNGTNYRLPKNLHEKAKELTYKECMDIINKN from the coding sequence ATGCAGAAGAATTTAGTGATTGTAGAGTCACCAGCCAAGGCCAAAACCATTGAGAAATTCCTTGGCAACGACTACAAGGTAATGTCAAGTTACGGACATATCCGTGACTTGAAGAAAAAAGAACTGAGTATCAACGATACGACACTGGAACCCGAATATGAGATTCCCGATGAGAAGAAAAAGCTTGTCAACGATTTGAAGACCCAAGCCATGAAAGCCAGTCAGGTGTGGCTTGCATCCGATGAAGACCGCGAAGGAGAAGCCATCTCATGGCACCTCTGCGAAGTTTTAGGACTGGACGAGGAAAAGACCAAGCGTATCGTATTCCATGAAATTACAAAACCCGCTATTCTCGATGCTATTGAACATCCACGCACATTGGATATGAACTTGGTGAATGCACAGCAGGCCCGCCGTGTGCTGGACCGACTGGTAGGTTTCAAGTTGTCACCAATCCTTTGGCGTAAGGTAAAGCCATCCCTCTCAGCTGGTCGTGTACAGAGCGTTGCTGTACGACTGATTGTAGAGCGCGAGCGTGAACTGCAGGCTTTCAAAAGCGAGACTTACTATAATGTAAACGCCATCTTCTATATCATCAACTCCGATGGTTCGCATAGCGAGGTAAAGGCCACCCTGAGCCAGCGCTTCAAGACCGAACAGGAAGTTGAGGAATTCTTTGAGAAATGCAAGGAGGCCACCTTCACCGTAGAGGCTATCCAGAAGAAGCCCATGAAGCGCACTCCGGCACCTCCTTTCACTACCTCTACCCTGCAACAGGAAGCAGCCCGCAAACTGGGCTTCACTGTAAGCCAGACCATGATGGTAGCACAGCACCTTTATGAAAACGGACGCATCACATACATGCGTACGGACTCTGTGAACCTCAGTAGCCTGTGCATCAATGCAACAAAGGACGAGGTTAGTCGTCTGTATGGCGATAACTACAGCAAGGTACGCCAATATCACACCAGCTCAAAGGGTGCTCAGGAAGCTCACGAAGCCATCCGCCCCACATACATGGAAAACAGTACGATAGAAGGAACTGTACAGGAGAAGCGCCTGTACGACCTCATCTGGAAGCGTACGGTTGCCAGTCAGATGGCTGATGCTGATATTGAGAAAACAACAGTAGAAATTGGTATCACTGTCAAGGATGAAAAGCTGCCCGTTAGTTTTATTGCCCAAGGCGAAGTAGTTAAGTTCGACGGTTTCCTGAAAGTATATCGTGAGTCCGTTGATGACGATGATGACAATAAGGAAGAGTTCTCACACGTGCTGCCCCCATTGAAGAAGGGCGAGGCACTTCATCGTCGTGAGATTTCTGCCACTGAGCGCAACAGTCAGGGACCACAGCGCTACACTGAGGCATCGCTGGTACATAAACTGGAGGAACTGGGTATCGGTCGTCCGTCAACCTACGCTCCAACCATCAGCACTATTCAGCAGCGTGAATATGTAGTGAAAGGCGACAAGAAAGGCGAAGAGCATCAGTATGCTGTTATCACCCTGAAAGGCAAGCAGATAAGCACCAAGACACGCGTTGAACTGACTGGTTCTGATAAGGGAAAGTTGATGCCTACAGACATCGGTACCGTTGTTAACGACTTCTTGATGGAGCATTTCCCTGGCATCATGGACTATAACTTCACTGCTAAGGTAGAGCAAGACTTCGATAAGATTGCTGAGGGTAAAGTTCTGTGGGACAAGATGATGAAGACATTCTACAAGAAATTCGAGCCCACAGTAGAGACTACCATGAACGCCCGCTCTGAGCATAAGGCCGGCGAGCGTCAACTTGGCATCGACCCCAAGAGCGGAAAACCCGTCTTTGTTAAGATTGGACGTTTCGGACCAGTGATACAGATTGGTTCTGCCGAGGATAAAGAAAAGCCTCAGTTTGCTCATCTGCCTAAGGAGCTGGGTATGGAGAATATCACGCTGGAGCAGGCTTTGGAACTCTTTAAACTTCCACGTATGCTGGGAGAATATGAAGGTGAGCCTGTTACTGTTGGCACAGGCCGTTTCGGTCCTTATGTGCTGCACAAGAAACTCTACACCTCACTGCCCAAGGACGCTGACCCCATGACTATCACCGTGTCTGAAGCCGTGAAGCTCATTGAGAGTAAGCGCAAGCAGGATGCACAAAAGCTCCTGAAGTCATTCCGTGAAGATGATAAGCTCACCGTGCTTAATGGTCGCTATGGCCCTTATCTGGCTTACAACGGTACTAATTACCGCCTGCCAAAGAACCTGCACGAGAAAGCTAAAGAGCTCACCTATAAGGAGTGCATGGACATTATCAATAAAAATTGA